A genomic window from Deltaproteobacteria bacterium includes:
- a CDS encoding helix-turn-helix transcriptional regulator, which yields MKPGTLLQIETRTIQSTVKCVAEDLCLMERQQTFPVPTSTIDVFATWFLAFADLAPGQLRIRTGSGLIDFSEKFNGPIAIFLPAFTLIEWNLAPGTIHWSAMCSPKPLPNDAPRVPMIFNSPGKTPRTTKEVADCLARAENPVTFQSERYSSSTAMRTKAYIDGNFKEDLKIQSVGAALRISWGVMSREFNAVYGLSPVAYRNKLRIMEAVRRIYLGENLTTALLEVGFSTQGRFIEQFRSQLGVNPSHYKASRAIRPRSDS from the coding sequence ATGAAGCCCGGTACTCTGCTCCAAATCGAGACTCGCACCATTCAATCGACGGTAAAATGTGTGGCGGAAGATCTTTGCTTGATGGAGCGCCAGCAAACCTTTCCCGTGCCAACCAGCACGATAGATGTTTTTGCGACTTGGTTCCTGGCATTTGCTGACTTGGCGCCAGGACAGCTGCGGATTCGGACTGGTTCTGGGTTGATCGATTTTTCGGAAAAGTTCAACGGCCCGATCGCGATTTTTCTTCCAGCATTCACGCTGATCGAATGGAACCTGGCGCCAGGAACAATTCATTGGAGCGCCATGTGTTCACCAAAGCCCCTACCAAATGATGCTCCCCGAGTCCCAATGATTTTTAACTCACCCGGCAAGACTCCGAGGACGACGAAAGAGGTTGCCGATTGCCTGGCCAGGGCCGAAAACCCGGTCACTTTTCAGTCTGAACGATACTCATCCTCGACAGCGATGCGGACAAAAGCCTACATTGATGGAAATTTCAAAGAGGATCTAAAAATTCAATCTGTCGGCGCGGCACTGCGCATTTCCTGGGGGGTCATGAGCCGCGAGTTTAACGCGGTGTACGGGCTTTCGCCCGTTGCCTATCGCAACAAGCTTCGCATCATGGAAGCCGTAAGACGAATCTATCTTGGCGAAAATCTCACTACAGCCCTTCTCGAAGTGGGCTTTTCCACTCAAGGTCGATTCATCGAGCAGTTTCGTTCTCAGTTGGGCGTCAATCCAAGTCACTACAAGGCTTCGCGGGCGATCAGACCACGATCGGACTCATGA